From Pagrus major chromosome 2, Pma_NU_1.0, one genomic window encodes:
- the rasa2 gene encoding ras GTPase-activating protein 2: MAEEDDARIRILQSLRGKICEAKNLGPVSGPNRQRDLCTFCTISLDQEEVFRTKVFDKSVSPFYGEDFYFEIPRPFQCLSFYVYAKSVFQRELPVGKVSIRKDDLCKYSGKEHWFSLHPVDPNSEVQGKVHLEMRLSEVITEAVGQQLAVRIIECQGLPLISGQNCDPYATVSLVGPARSDQRKTKVKKKTSNPHFEETFFFEVTRSSSYSAKKSHFQVEEEDIEKLEIKVDLWNNENLAQDVFLGETRVPVKILRDDHIHKAWYLLQPKGNGSKSKSDDLGSLRLKLTYIEDTVLPSACYTPLCNLLLKSPDVKPISASAAHILGDICRERYEAVLPTVRLLLHHNRFVPFVSAVAALELDNTQEANTIFRGNSLATRCIDDMMKIVGKNYLAVTLKPVIDEICESTKTCEIDPIKLKEGDNVEVNKENLQGYVQKVFSSITQSSSSCPPLMCDVFRSLRHLACKRFPGDPHVQYSAVSSFVFLRFFAVAVLSPHTFQLRSHHPDPEISRTLTLISKTIQTLGSWGSLSKKLSSFKETYMYDFFKSFQEDKCIEKVKKFLDEISSNVSKESSGLEDAVVLKEGEVQKRAQGRKRLGKRNFKKRWLRVTNRELSYHKHKGKEALCIINVKNIQAVEKLDESAFNRKNMFQVVHSEKPLYVQAGNCVEASEWLEVLGQVSRCNEGRLTTFHPSNYTSGAWQCCKRQSNNEPGCKPCTTTVLANLQLDIDCDRETERIFSLLSSNDTKLQNMEDACASMAVYQGPQREQEDYSKFTIQEPKETFQTLKQLRNIMEELQRQHNIRSDTTAQYGSLDNPIVGKTS, encoded by the exons CCCTTTCTATGGAGAGGACTTCTACTTTGAGATCCCACGCCCGTTTCAGTGTTTATCCTTCTATGTTTATGCCAAGAGCGTTTTCCAAAGGGAACTACCTGTTG GCAAGGTGTCAATCCGGAAGGACGACCTGTGTAAATACAGTGGGAAGGAGCACTGGTTTAGCCTTCACCCAGTAGATCCTAACTCAGAAGTtcag GGTAAGGTTCACTTGGAGATGCGATTGAGTGAAGTGATCACAGAGGCAGTAGGCCAACAATTAGCTGTCCG GATAATAGAGTGCCAGGGACTGCCTTTGATCAGTGGGCAGAACTGTGACCCCTATGCCACCGTGTCACTAGTTGGACCTGCCAG gtctgaccaaaggaaaacaaaggtAAAGAAGAAAACCAGCAACCCTCATTTCGAAGAGACCTTCTTCTTTGAG GTCACAAGGTCCAGCAGCTACTCTGCTAAAAAGTCTCATTTCCaagtagaggaggaggacattGAAAAACTTGAGATTAA AGTTGATTTGTGGAACAATGAGAATCTGGCTCAGGATGTCTTTCTGGGGGAGACGCGGGTCCCTGTCAAGATCCTGCGAGATGACCACATCCACAAAGCCTG GTATCTTCTCCAGCCCAAGGGAAACGGCAGCAAGTCCAAGTCAGACGATTTGGGATCCTTGCGTCTGAAGCTGACCTACATAGAAGACACGGTGCTGCCATCTGCCTGCTACACACCACTCTGCAACCTGCTGCTCAAATCCCCAGATGTGAAG CCCATCTCGGCGTCAGCAGCGCACATCTTGGGGGACATCTGCCGAGAGCGATACGAGGCTGTGCTGCCGACGGTTCGACTGCTGCTCCACCACAATCGCTTTGTGCCTTTTGTCTCTGCTGTGGCGGCGCTGGAGCTGGACAACACTCA GGAGGCTAACACTATATTTCGTGGCAACTCACTGGCAACACGCTGCATTGATGACATGATGAAGATTGTGGGAAAGAATTACCTGGCGGTTACCCTGAAGCCTGTAATAGATGAG ATCTGTGAATCCACCAAAACATGTGAGATAGACCCCATTAAATTAAAGGAAGGAGACAATGTGGAGGTCAACAAG GAGAACCTGCAGGGTTATGTCCAGAAAGTCTTTTCCTCCATCACCCAGTCCAGTTCCAGCTGTCCCCCACTGATGTGTGATGTCTTCAGGTCACTGAGACACTTGGCCTGCAAACGATTCCCAG gtgaCCCACATGTTCAGTACTCAGCCGTCAGTAGCTTTGTGTTCCTGCGGTTCTTCGCTGTCGCCGTTCTTTCTCCACACACCTTCCAACTCCGTTCCCACCATCCT GATCCTGAGATTTCCCGCACACTCACACTGATTTCAAAAACAATCCAGACTCTGGGCAGCTGGGGTAGTTTGTCAAAAAAACTG tCTAGTTTCAAAGAAACCTACATGTATGACTTCTTCAAATCATTCCAAGAAGACAAGTGTATcgaaaaagtaaaaaag TTTCTTGATGAGATCTCCTCTAATGTCAGCAAGGAGTCCAGTGGACTGGAGGACGCAGTGGTACTCAAGGAGGG GGAGGTACAGAAACGTGCCCAGGGGAGAAAACGCCTCGGCAAGAGAAACTTCAAGAAGAGATGGCTCAGAGTGACCAACAGGGAGCTCTCCTACCACAAACATAAAG GGAAAGAGGCCCTCTGCATCATcaatgtcaaaaatatccaggcGGTGGAGAAACTGGATGAAAGTGCCTTTAACCGCAAAAAT ATGTTTCAGGTGGTCCACTCTGAGAAGCCTCTGTACGTGCAAGCAGGAAACTGTGTGGAGGCCAGCGAGTGGTTGGAGGTCTTGGGTCAGGTCAGTCGCTGCAACGAGGGACGTCTTACTACCTTCCATCCGTCGAACTACACCAGTGGAGCCTGGCAGTGCTGCAAACGCCAGAGTAACAACGAGCCCGGCTGTAAGCCCTGCACAAC CACCGTGCTGGCCAACCTGCAGCTGGACATAGACTGTGACCGGGAAACGGAGAGaattttctccctcctctcgtCAAACGATACCAAGCTCCAGAACATGGAGG ATGCTTGCGCCAGTATGGCGGTGTACCAGGGCCCTCAGCGGGAGCAGGAGGACTACTCCAAGTTCACCATTCAGGAACCCAAAGAGACCTTTCAGACACTGAAACAGCTTCGAAACATAATGGAGGAACTTCAGAGGCAGCACAACATCAGGAGTGACACCACGGCGCAGTATGGGAGCCT GGACAACCCCATCGTAGGGAAAACCTCTTAA